One region of Ahniella affigens genomic DNA includes:
- a CDS encoding FdhF/YdeP family oxidoreductase, with the protein MSETKDSKAIRIQPYAKPAGGWDSLKRSYQALREEGIVGPGARAMLRTNQNDGFDCPGCAWPDRNPNSTFEFCENGVKAVAAEATAKRADRAFFAEHRVQDLLAQTDLWLEAQGRLTEPMVYDQASDHYQPIGWDQAFSLIGARLRAAANPNRAVFYTSGRTSNEAAFLYQLFVRAYGTNNLPDCSNLCHEASGVALTEQIGSGKGSVTLEDFEQTQAIFVFGQNPGTNHPRMLGELRAAAKRGCRIVVVNPLRERGLERFAHPQHPADMLFGTATEIASLYLQPRIGGDLAFLHGVAKCLFDWQAIDQAFVDQYTDGLAPLRAQIDTSSWADLEVQSGLQRAEIEAAARIYAQSPASIFCWGMGITQHRRSVATIQMLMNVLLLKGNIGKSGAGPCPVRGHSNVQGDRTMGIYEKPSAAFLDRLDRAFGLESPRAPGFDVVQAIQAMQAGAVDVFFAMGGNFAQATPDAARTHAALRQCGLTVHVSTKLNRSHLIHGREALILPCLGRSEFDPQAEGRQAVTVEDSMSMVHLSAGIRPAASEHLLSEPAIVVRLALAALPDSQLPWLHWLGHYDRIRDAIALVIPGFEQFNERVRRPGGFHLPHPARERRFPTATSKARLVAHALWDEAGPAATAANKMVFQLMTVRSHDQYNTTVYGLDDRYRGIKGLRRVVMIHPDDLAALGFQAGDLVDVHSLWHDGERHASGFTLVAYQIPRGNLASYFPETNVLVPLDSVAERAGTPTSKSIPVWLSASPVGTEPS; encoded by the coding sequence ATGAGCGAAACGAAAGACTCCAAAGCGATCCGGATTCAGCCCTATGCCAAGCCCGCCGGGGGCTGGGATTCGCTGAAACGCTCGTACCAGGCGTTGCGCGAGGAGGGCATCGTCGGCCCTGGAGCGCGGGCCATGCTGCGAACCAACCAGAACGATGGGTTTGACTGCCCAGGCTGCGCGTGGCCCGATCGCAACCCGAATTCAACCTTCGAATTTTGCGAGAACGGCGTCAAGGCCGTTGCCGCCGAGGCCACCGCCAAGCGTGCCGATCGCGCGTTCTTTGCCGAACACCGCGTTCAGGATCTGCTGGCGCAAACGGATCTCTGGTTGGAAGCGCAAGGGCGCCTGACCGAACCTATGGTGTACGACCAAGCCAGCGATCATTACCAGCCCATCGGCTGGGATCAGGCATTTTCGCTGATCGGCGCCCGGCTGCGCGCCGCCGCGAATCCGAATCGCGCGGTGTTCTACACGTCCGGGCGGACGTCGAATGAGGCAGCGTTCTTGTATCAGCTGTTTGTCCGTGCTTACGGCACGAACAATTTGCCGGACTGTTCAAACCTCTGCCATGAGGCCTCCGGTGTCGCGCTGACCGAGCAAATCGGGAGCGGCAAGGGGTCGGTGACCCTGGAAGACTTTGAACAGACCCAGGCGATCTTTGTGTTCGGACAAAACCCCGGCACGAATCATCCGCGCATGCTGGGAGAGCTTCGCGCAGCCGCCAAGCGCGGTTGCCGGATCGTGGTGGTGAATCCGCTGCGCGAGCGCGGCCTGGAGCGGTTTGCGCATCCGCAGCATCCCGCCGACATGCTCTTTGGTACGGCCACCGAAATTGCGTCGTTGTACCTGCAGCCGCGTATTGGTGGCGACCTCGCGTTCTTACACGGCGTCGCGAAATGTCTGTTCGACTGGCAGGCGATCGATCAAGCGTTTGTCGACCAATACACCGATGGCCTTGCGCCGCTGCGCGCGCAGATCGATACGAGTTCTTGGGCGGACCTCGAAGTGCAGAGTGGCCTGCAGCGCGCCGAGATCGAAGCCGCCGCACGCATCTATGCGCAGAGCCCCGCGAGCATTTTTTGCTGGGGCATGGGCATCACCCAGCATCGGCGCAGCGTCGCGACGATCCAGATGCTGATGAATGTCCTGCTGCTCAAGGGCAACATCGGCAAGTCCGGTGCCGGGCCATGTCCCGTGCGTGGGCATTCCAACGTGCAAGGCGATCGCACGATGGGTATTTACGAAAAGCCCAGCGCGGCGTTTCTGGATCGGCTTGATCGGGCGTTTGGACTGGAATCGCCGCGTGCGCCTGGCTTTGATGTCGTACAGGCGATTCAAGCGATGCAAGCCGGCGCGGTAGACGTCTTCTTTGCGATGGGTGGCAACTTTGCGCAGGCAACGCCCGATGCCGCGCGCACGCATGCCGCACTCCGGCAATGCGGGCTGACCGTGCATGTGTCCACCAAGCTCAATCGCTCGCATTTGATTCACGGCCGCGAGGCATTGATTCTGCCTTGCCTCGGGCGCAGTGAGTTTGACCCGCAAGCAGAAGGCCGGCAGGCGGTGACGGTCGAAGATTCGATGAGCATGGTGCACTTGTCAGCGGGCATCCGGCCGGCTGCGTCCGAGCACTTGCTGTCCGAACCCGCGATCGTCGTTCGGCTGGCTCTGGCTGCGCTCCCGGACAGCCAATTGCCCTGGTTGCATTGGCTCGGTCACTATGATCGGATTCGCGATGCGATCGCGTTGGTGATTCCGGGATTCGAGCAGTTCAATGAGCGTGTGCGCCGGCCCGGCGGTTTTCACTTGCCCCATCCGGCGCGCGAGCGCCGCTTCCCGACCGCCACGAGCAAGGCGCGCCTAGTTGCGCATGCGTTGTGGGATGAAGCCGGCCCCGCTGCGACCGCTGCAAACAAAATGGTGTTTCAGCTGATGACCGTGCGCTCGCATGATCAGTACAACACGACGGTCTACGGGCTTGATGATCGCTACCGCGGCATCAAGGGCTTGCGCCGCGTCGTGATGATTCATCCGGATGACTTGGCTGCACTCGGGTTCCAGGCCGGCGATCTCGTCGATGTGCACTCTCTCTGGCATGACGGCGAACGGCACGCCTCAGGATTCACTCTGGTCGCGTATCAGATCCCACGCGGCAATCTCGCCAGCTACTTTCCGGAGACGAACGTGCTCGTGCCGTTGGACAGCGTGGCCGAACGTGCCGGCACGCCGACGTCGAAATCCATTCCGGTCTGGCTCAGTGCCAGTCCAGTCGGTACCGAGCCCTCGTGA